A stretch of Triticum aestivum cultivar Chinese Spring chromosome 1D, IWGSC CS RefSeq v2.1, whole genome shotgun sequence DNA encodes these proteins:
- the LOC123182906 gene encoding uncharacterized protein isoform X1 has product MPSQILVMPSGEELVEDSRFSTDPRRSEVLEEKLLLGMPWKSASDSICPSENQWVEALFYARLLLSSNMQTTRPLTMQRPEKGSLRLQIINQTSDIIHTIFWRPLKLTWTSGYSTKEAAPFVEWGIQGQIQILSPARHPHVQSRHYVWC; this is encoded by the exons ATGCCGTCGCAGATCCTCGTCATGCCGTCGGGAGAGGAGCTCGTTGAGGATTCCCGCTTCTCCACGGATCCACGACGGAGCGAGGTGCTCGAGGAGAAACTTCTTCTCGGGATGCCATGGAAATCGGCAAG TGACTCCATTTGCCCATCAGAGAACCAGTGGGTTGAGGCCCTCTTTTATGCACGACTCCTATTAAG TTCCAATATGCAAACTACACGACCGCTGACTATGCAAAGACCGGAAAAAGGGTCCTTGAGGCTTCAGATAATTAATCAGACGAGTGATATCATTCACACTATTTTCTGGAGGCCTCTCAAAT TGACATGGACAAGTGGATATAGTACCAAGGAGGCTGCACCGTTTGTTGAATGGGGCATACAAGGGCAAATTCAAATCCTTTCTCCTGCAAGGCACCCTCATGTTCAGTCACGACACTATGTGTG GTGCTAA
- the LOC123182906 gene encoding uncharacterized protein isoform X3 codes for MPSQILVMPSGEELVEDSRFSTDPRRSEVLEEKLLLGMPWKSASSNMQTTRPLTMQRPEKGSLRLQIINQTSDIIHTIFWRPLKLTWTSGYSTKEAAPFVEWGIQGQIQILSPARHPHVQSRHYVWC; via the exons ATGCCGTCGCAGATCCTCGTCATGCCGTCGGGAGAGGAGCTCGTTGAGGATTCCCGCTTCTCCACGGATCCACGACGGAGCGAGGTGCTCGAGGAGAAACTTCTTCTCGGGATGCCATGGAAATCGGCAAG TTCCAATATGCAAACTACACGACCGCTGACTATGCAAAGACCGGAAAAAGGGTCCTTGAGGCTTCAGATAATTAATCAGACGAGTGATATCATTCACACTATTTTCTGGAGGCCTCTCAAAT TGACATGGACAAGTGGATATAGTACCAAGGAGGCTGCACCGTTTGTTGAATGGGGCATACAAGGGCAAATTCAAATCCTTTCTCCTGCAAGGCACCCTCATGTTCAGTCACGACACTATGTGTG GTGCTAA
- the LOC123182908 gene encoding uncharacterized protein — translation MYVNLLVDGGTRWLVLFFPLVQFLYLVSALAPIVEWLMVLLLPTDLLNVMSYLVIGEMSVQRYSRRPLTKKVRLQHNNFDLLILSQEGVDLWLGFMKCIVSSYYNQRSWGGTFHLKHMRVRGSEFKIQLIPVYKGTFKNLLLDLSRLATLLSGFYRPNIENQDQLPLYLKHLMAVMTRPRVDSASSEQQKGRFLKFLLNHPTLKSAGRRKALMRDIQEAIAGMDEAESRRVMQSVGKIRMTRRSWRREPRKVPLMRKVLYFGQGGKTHTKQGYDTTAAQLLRFIRNFYAHTGGRTTYLPGRHLMISMLEGELAMSHLFSDFMAEAIYGLVMDTGMHGQLEGAWEPYAD, via the exons ATGTATGTAAATCTTCTGGTTGATGGTGGCACAAGGTGGTTGGTTCTGTTTTTCCCCCTTGTTCAGTTTCTTTACCTTGTGTCCGCTCTTGCTCCCATAGTCGAATGGCTGATGGTGCTTCTGCTGCCCACGGATCTACTTAATGTCATGAGTTACTTG GTCATAGGAGAGATGTCAGTTCAAAGATATTCCCGAAGACCATTGACCAAAAAAGTCCGGCTGCAGCACAACAACTTTGATCTCCTGATTCTCAGCCAAGAGGGAGTGGACCTTTGGCTTGGATTTATGAAGTGCATTGTCTCATCTTATTACAATCAGAGAAGTTGGGGCGGAACATTCCATCTAAAGCACATGAGAGTGCGCGGATCTGAATTCAAGATCCAACTCATTCCTGTTTACAAGGGCACTTTTAAGAACCTGCTACTGGACTTGTCGAGGCTGGCGACACTGCTGTCAGGCTTTTATAGGCCTAACATTGAGAACCAAGATCAGCTCCCGCTATATTTGAAGCATTTGATGGCCGTTATGACCAGACCGCGCGTGGATTCAGCTTCATCTGAGCAGCAGAAAGGAAGATTCTTGAAGTTTCTGCTCAATCATCCTACTCTGAAGTCTGCTGGGCGCCGGAAGGCTCTAATGAGAGATATCCAAGAAGCAATTGCTGGAATGGATGAAGCAGAATCGAGAAGGGTGATGCAGTCTGTCGGTAAGATTCGGATGACCAGGAGATCTTGGAGGAGAGAACCTAGGAAAGTTCCGTTAATGAGAAAGGTCTTGTACTTCGGGCAAGGAGGTAAAACCCACACTAAGCAAGGCTATGATACTACCGCAGCTCAGCTGTTAAGATTCATCAGAAATTTTTACGCGCACACTGGAGGCCGTACTACATAT CTTCCTGGCCGGCACTTGATGATTAGCATGCTTGAAGGAGAATTGGCCATGTCACACcttttctcggattttatggcagAAGCGATCTACGGGCTTGTCATGGATACTGGCATGCATGGCCA GCTTGAAGGTGCATGGGAACCGTATGCTGATTGA